A stretch of Geobacter sp. DNA encodes these proteins:
- a CDS encoding TIR domain-containing protein, with the protein MPPRNDSVFFVSYTGEDLKWAQWIVWELQNAKPRYRCIAQFKDFAPGMNFIEKMREAAEAECTLALFSQKYFSSKYCQQELDAALTGDANRLLAVRVAPCDPGIFLQNRIYIDLVGKSIDDARNSLLSGVEAYLTLTRKLGAEPTFRKRPDFPGAVHDDISHKQPIISTSKGPLSVLFLAPQVGGLSPRAQLQEMERSIEQARFPKSVKFKGVFEAHVNSLFQELNREAPDVFHFSGKQNGGDILMRTDHGGLTTVSDMALAGMFQSLDHGLKLVVIDTCFSLRCAATIAKVVPCAIGVKTEIYENDATTFYGIFYQAVASGRSLKDAIAQASTALKFTKVPEEQIPQLCCREDVDPSQIFLVEK; encoded by the coding sequence ATGCCGCCGCGTAACGACAGTGTCTTTTTCGTCAGTTATACTGGTGAGGATTTGAAGTGGGCACAGTGGATTGTATGGGAGCTGCAAAACGCCAAGCCACGATATCGTTGCATCGCTCAGTTCAAAGATTTCGCTCCTGGTATGAATTTTATTGAAAAAATGCGTGAAGCTGCAGAAGCGGAATGTACACTTGCATTATTTTCTCAAAAATATTTTAGTTCCAAGTATTGCCAGCAAGAACTCGATGCTGCGCTAACTGGCGACGCAAATCGTCTTCTTGCTGTACGAGTAGCGCCATGTGACCCTGGTATTTTTCTTCAAAATCGGATTTATATTGATTTGGTAGGAAAGTCCATCGATGACGCTAGGAACTCTCTATTGAGTGGGGTGGAAGCATACCTTACATTAACGCGGAAACTTGGGGCTGAACCAACCTTTCGAAAGAGACCTGATTTCCCAGGAGCCGTGCATGACGATATCTCGCACAAACAACCTATCATCTCAACATCCAAGGGGCCTCTTTCAGTCCTCTTCCTGGCACCGCAAGTAGGTGGTCTCTCTCCACGTGCTCAGTTACAGGAAATGGAACGGAGCATAGAGCAGGCGCGCTTCCCAAAATCCGTAAAATTCAAAGGAGTCTTTGAAGCGCATGTAAATTCGCTCTTTCAGGAATTGAACCGCGAGGCTCCGGACGTTTTTCATTTTAGCGGGAAGCAAAACGGCGGCGACATCCTGATGCGCACGGATCATGGTGGTTTGACTACCGTATCAGATATGGCACTTGCCGGAATGTTCCAATCCCTGGATCACGGTTTAAAGCTTGTGGTCATCGATACCTGCTTTTCATTGCGCTGCGCAGCGACCATTGCAAAGGTTGTACCTTGCGCTATCGGTGTAAAAACCGAGATTTATGAAAATGACGCCACGACATTTTATGGCATCTTCTATCAGGCTGTTGCCTCTGGGCGCTCTCTTAAAGATGCCATAGCCCAGGCAAGCACCGCCCTGAAATTTACCAAAGTACCGGAGGAGCAAATTCCCCAATTATGCTGTCGCGAAGACGTTGATCCCTCTCAGATATTCTTGGTTGAGAAGTAA
- a CDS encoding TIR domain-containing protein, with amino-acid sequence MPKPNIFISHRWDYQNDYHSLVDKLNKYGLPHHNYSVPEHNPLDVNRKNQLKAALREQVRQCNYFIIFARMATYSEWCQFEVQAAKDFCKPILAVKPFGYAGGIPIFITNADNQSGPVGFNAPPIIRKICTQLQWPIPQGL; translated from the coding sequence ATGCCGAAACCAAACATTTTCATCAGCCACCGTTGGGACTATCAAAACGATTACCACAGTTTGGTTGACAAACTCAATAAATACGGGCTTCCACATCACAATTATTCTGTGCCAGAGCATAACCCTCTTGATGTAAACCGAAAGAATCAACTCAAGGCAGCTTTGAGGGAACAGGTGAGGCAGTGTAATTATTTCATTATTTTTGCCCGCATGGCGACATATAGCGAATGGTGCCAGTTTGAGGTTCAAGCCGCAAAGGATTTTTGCAAACCGATATTGGCGGTGAAGCCTTTTGGATACGCAGGAGGAATTCCTATTTTTATCACAAATGCAGATAATCAAAGCGGACCGGTTGGCTTCAATGCGCCGCCAATCATCAGAAAGATTTGTACTCAACTCCAGTGGCCTATTCCGCAAGGGCTATAA
- a CDS encoding TIR domain-containing protein, with protein MFTESQLKGFASSYTLNKSASQVFESASTAKTTMFLSHSHKDKELAKGLKNHLKSFGVNIYIDIEDSDMPGSTNRETAERIKGAITRLHYFLILATRNAMDSKWVPWEIGVADGKKPHDKILVVPVIDPTGKFHGSEYLQLYKRIDTANDGNSAIFEPNKTSGIYVKNWLASL; from the coding sequence GTGTTTACAGAATCTCAACTTAAAGGGTTTGCATCATCGTATACACTCAATAAATCTGCGAGCCAGGTTTTCGAATCTGCTTCGACAGCCAAAACAACAATGTTTCTTTCCCACAGTCACAAAGATAAGGAGCTTGCCAAGGGGCTGAAAAATCATTTGAAGAGCTTTGGTGTCAATATCTATATAGACATTGAAGATTCAGACATGCCGGGAAGTACAAATCGTGAAACTGCTGAGCGCATAAAAGGTGCCATTACCAGGCTGCATTACTTTTTGATTCTGGCCACCAGGAACGCTATGGACTCAAAATGGGTGCCATGGGAGATTGGCGTTGCCGATGGCAAAAAGCCTCATGACAAAATCTTAGTCGTGCCGGTAATTGATCCGACAGGCAAGTTCCATGGGAGTGAATATTTGCAGTTGTACAAGCGAATTGATACTGCAAATGACGGTAATTCGGCAATATTTGAACCGAATAAGACTAGTGGAATCTATGTAAAAAACTGGCTTGCAAGTCTATAG
- a CDS encoding CHAT domain-containing protein produces the protein MMDELHATVTLIIEGKRNSNQTSLPSPELQKIIGTPRTLAAFDLHAPIRGAEAPEITIEAKDNDLIELQLEGGFKLLMTVADYRTQFGDKTSRGPEDAGRLRIRATLPGKSRDRGIFQWIVKGLQVIGIDLVEMAAEKLADYIDTKKGLNGLYTCPLSSGDFKLEPAPSFPAGDAPLLVFIHGTMSSTEGSFGGLWTDQQDVRKRLNQQYPRCCYAFEHKTFTESPITNALALANALPIGARLHLVSHSRGGMIGELLCRASRIDAKGESLLPFEDADFDILSTSNQRISLNDLRQLADVLKKKQLNVERFVRVACPARGTTLASGRLDRYLSVLNMGLSSLTVLEWVSDITWFVAAVAKERTDPTVMPGLEAMMPGSATVRLLNRPGVVVASDLRVIAGDYDGDGILGTVADWAMEGFYGCENDVVVNTPSMYGGAIRNNKKQEPCGWFFYTQGAQVYHFSYFKQPITAAQLANGLLQDDARGAGFKPLAQAPHKDDSIARGIAIDFISEGFGDPLVRKDLSIGGKMPILVLVPGIMGTHLKVGKNRIWLDFSEIAGGEFSKLTEDASGVDTDGVMKMSYKKLGDFLSSSHEVLYFPYDWRRSLREKGKEFATYMDQVLNIARTNNRPVRIMAHSMGGLLVRMGAVLSSAKWEGNGWWERFKAVTGNRLVMAGTPNNGSWTVPYVLTGRDSIIGMLKTIDLHHNEREILKIASGFEGFLEMLPKPGEVNCFNSDCWEMWQKADGNGWPVPDKATLAKCRENREMLDEFDFDLNKDVVRYVAGCSDSTPSNLTITNGKLIFDSSPLGDGRVLWDTGIPSGVKVWYVDAKHGDLLNYDKAFKGLGEIIGMGETTLLPATRPTQRAESAKAGVMADVMIPYYPDQTMLLQAAMGGELIPLRQRGPQTVVKGFRVTVCHGDLAAAKYPVAVGHYVGDSINGGEAVLDRRLAGLLSRRHKLGVYPGPEGTCEVFIQESNNKTFAALVIGLGQVGDLTPAQLSSGFARALLEFATTPTARKTTTGKLEGFAVSTILIGSGAGWGMGVRDSVRALIEGACRANTMLTDLDGDPVYLRELEFLEVYEDRSLQALRAVREFASLGVLGNIDFDTMLRQGVGGRCRAMCENGNDWWQRVKVDINDDDEMKFTTLTGLARIEERVQPTQRALVDRLVEQSVTQTTVSQDAMVAIYNLITPNALKERAPDQGNTLMMLDEQAAGYPWEMMHVGERGKKIPLALRSGLVRQLSLKEFRHRPARTYQLRALVIADPLLPNNSSLPQLPGANQEGRTVASILDKHSYKVRSQIGTTPLDIVSDLFADDYRILHLAGHGIYNYPITRNQTNCPLTNQNQPDCWKKTRYVTGMVLDWPQSGASQNKEPVFLTAVEVEQMAVVPELVFINCCFLGKVEKTNENRNLFAASLAVQFISMGVRAVVAAGWAVDDVAANAFADKFYTSMLEGSSFGEAVTAARNVANEAAGEDNNTWAAYQCYGDPAYRLNGADSAPGSKFYLSPREVLCDLWAIRDKKQNDFGELLNSETLRQELEQMARMIPHEWMVNNGDVRNALGDAYSALGNFGTAIEHYKAAARCNDGQCSIRALEQLFNLNVRSTAKQICTTQEDHRKKIADIDEAVAAFKAMLSLIGESKERCSLIGSAYKRLIEPKTKLGEDPIADGTVQSMIDWYGKALDLDPLDSYAALNWAMGLAAHHINGIDVDETNLVATVEQARKIGMEENEHNPNFWSAIHVIDADFFLLLLEDLSDRKAQKRIDEIIVSYKEQFALNGNANTIDSVKSQFDFYLLFAKDSHVVRMLKKVKSSLQVNQ, from the coding sequence ATGATGGACGAATTACACGCAACCGTTACTCTGATCATCGAAGGCAAGAGAAATTCAAACCAAACTTCGCTCCCCTCGCCAGAATTGCAAAAAATCATAGGAACTCCGCGAACGCTAGCAGCATTCGACCTGCATGCACCTATCCGTGGTGCAGAGGCACCCGAGATAACCATCGAGGCCAAGGACAACGATCTGATTGAGCTGCAACTGGAGGGGGGCTTCAAGCTGTTAATGACCGTGGCCGACTACCGGACACAGTTTGGCGACAAAACAAGCCGTGGTCCTGAGGACGCGGGCAGATTAAGGATCAGAGCTACTCTGCCAGGCAAGTCGCGGGATCGCGGCATCTTCCAATGGATCGTAAAGGGATTGCAGGTCATCGGCATCGATCTGGTAGAAATGGCGGCGGAAAAACTTGCCGATTATATCGACACGAAAAAAGGATTGAATGGCCTGTATACCTGCCCACTCTCGTCAGGAGACTTCAAACTTGAACCGGCCCCGAGCTTTCCGGCGGGCGATGCTCCACTGCTGGTTTTCATCCATGGAACCATGTCCAGCACCGAAGGGAGTTTTGGAGGTCTCTGGACGGATCAACAGGATGTTCGCAAGCGCTTGAACCAACAGTACCCAAGATGCTGTTATGCTTTTGAACACAAGACTTTTACCGAAAGCCCGATCACCAATGCCTTGGCTTTGGCAAACGCCCTACCAATCGGGGCACGGCTTCATCTGGTTAGCCATTCACGCGGCGGCATGATCGGTGAACTGCTCTGCCGTGCCTCCCGCATCGATGCCAAGGGCGAGTCGCTGTTGCCATTCGAAGACGCAGACTTCGATATATTATCGACTTCGAACCAACGAATCAGCCTTAACGACTTGCGTCAACTAGCCGACGTGCTGAAGAAAAAACAGCTTAATGTGGAGCGTTTCGTCCGGGTAGCGTGTCCGGCTCGCGGCACTACCCTGGCCTCGGGCCGTCTTGATCGTTATCTGTCGGTCCTGAATATGGGACTTTCGTCCTTAACTGTTTTGGAATGGGTCAGTGATATCACCTGGTTTGTAGCGGCGGTGGCCAAGGAACGGACTGACCCAACTGTCATGCCTGGTTTGGAGGCGATGATGCCCGGATCAGCCACGGTCAGGCTGCTGAATCGTCCCGGAGTAGTAGTCGCTTCAGATTTGAGGGTGATCGCCGGTGATTACGACGGCGATGGCATTCTTGGAACGGTGGCGGACTGGGCTATGGAGGGATTTTACGGTTGCGAGAACGATGTGGTGGTCAATACCCCTTCCATGTACGGCGGTGCGATTCGCAATAACAAGAAGCAGGAACCCTGTGGATGGTTCTTTTATACCCAGGGAGCGCAGGTTTATCACTTCAGCTACTTCAAACAGCCGATCACCGCCGCTCAACTGGCCAATGGCCTGTTGCAAGATGACGCACGCGGTGCCGGATTTAAGCCACTGGCACAGGCACCGCACAAGGATGATTCAATTGCCCGCGGCATCGCTATTGATTTCATTAGTGAGGGATTTGGTGACCCGCTTGTGCGCAAAGACCTTTCAATCGGCGGTAAAATGCCGATTTTGGTCCTGGTACCGGGGATTATGGGTACGCACCTGAAGGTGGGTAAGAATCGGATCTGGCTTGATTTCAGCGAGATTGCCGGGGGGGAATTCTCCAAACTTACCGAGGATGCGTCTGGCGTCGACACCGATGGAGTGATGAAGATGTCCTATAAAAAACTGGGCGATTTCCTCTCATCTAGCCATGAGGTGCTCTATTTCCCCTATGACTGGCGCAGATCATTGCGAGAAAAAGGGAAAGAGTTTGCCACCTATATGGATCAAGTGCTGAACATCGCCAGGACAAACAATCGCCCGGTACGGATCATGGCCCACTCAATGGGTGGTCTTCTGGTACGGATGGGGGCTGTTCTCTCAAGCGCCAAGTGGGAAGGCAATGGCTGGTGGGAGCGCTTCAAGGCAGTTACCGGCAATCGTCTGGTCATGGCAGGAACCCCCAACAACGGCTCGTGGACCGTGCCCTATGTGCTGACCGGGCGCGACTCCATCATCGGCATGCTCAAGACCATCGACCTCCATCACAACGAACGTGAAATCCTCAAAATCGCCTCGGGATTCGAGGGCTTTCTTGAGATGCTGCCGAAACCAGGTGAAGTCAATTGCTTCAACTCTGACTGTTGGGAAATGTGGCAAAAGGCCGATGGAAACGGTTGGCCTGTCCCCGATAAGGCAACGCTGGCTAAGTGCCGGGAAAACCGTGAAATGTTGGACGAGTTCGATTTTGACCTGAATAAGGATGTTGTCCGCTATGTGGCTGGCTGCTCCGATTCCACCCCTTCGAATCTGACCATCACGAACGGCAAGCTTATCTTCGACAGCTCGCCCCTGGGTGATGGCCGGGTGCTCTGGGATACCGGCATACCCAGCGGCGTCAAGGTCTGGTATGTGGACGCCAAGCATGGCGACCTGCTCAATTATGACAAGGCTTTCAAGGGATTGGGCGAGATCATCGGCATGGGGGAGACAACCCTCTTGCCGGCAACCCGTCCGACCCAGCGGGCGGAGAGCGCCAAGGCAGGAGTCATGGCCGACGTGATGATTCCCTATTATCCTGATCAGACCATGCTGCTCCAGGCAGCCATGGGGGGAGAGCTCATACCGCTCCGGCAACGAGGGCCGCAAACCGTAGTGAAAGGATTCCGGGTGACGGTCTGTCATGGCGACCTGGCGGCGGCGAAGTACCCGGTGGCGGTGGGTCATTATGTAGGAGATTCCATTAACGGCGGCGAGGCGGTGCTGGATCGTCGCTTGGCGGGGCTTTTGTCACGACGGCACAAACTGGGGGTCTATCCCGGCCCGGAGGGGACGTGCGAGGTCTTTATTCAGGAATCTAACAATAAAACGTTCGCCGCTCTTGTCATCGGTCTTGGACAGGTGGGCGATCTCACACCAGCCCAGCTGTCCAGCGGTTTCGCAAGGGCGTTGCTTGAATTTGCCACCACACCGACGGCACGGAAAACCACCACAGGGAAACTGGAAGGTTTTGCAGTCAGCACCATCCTAATTGGCAGTGGTGCCGGCTGGGGTATGGGGGTGCGGGACAGCGTCCGTGCTCTAATTGAGGGTGCTTGTCGCGCCAACACCATGCTGACCGACCTGGACGGTGATCCGGTTTATCTGAGGGAACTGGAATTCCTGGAGGTGTACGAGGATCGGTCATTGCAAGCACTGCGGGCCGTAAGGGAATTCGCCTCCCTTGGGGTACTGGGGAATATTGACTTCGATACCATGCTTCGTCAGGGTGTCGGTGGACGGTGTCGCGCCATGTGCGAAAATGGGAATGACTGGTGGCAGCGGGTCAAGGTGGACATCAACGATGATGACGAAATGAAATTCACCACACTGACCGGATTGGCACGTATCGAAGAGCGGGTACAACCGACCCAGCGCGCCCTCGTTGACCGGCTGGTGGAACAGTCCGTTACCCAGACCACGGTTTCACAGGATGCCATGGTGGCAATCTATAACCTGATTACCCCCAATGCCCTTAAAGAGCGAGCCCCGGACCAGGGCAACACCCTGATGATGTTGGATGAGCAGGCCGCCGGCTATCCCTGGGAGATGATGCATGTGGGCGAACGCGGGAAAAAGATTCCGCTGGCATTGCGTTCGGGCCTGGTCCGCCAGCTTTCCCTGAAAGAATTCCGCCATCGTCCGGCTCGTACCTATCAGCTACGCGCCCTGGTTATTGCCGATCCACTGTTGCCAAACAATAGCTCACTTCCGCAGTTGCCCGGAGCAAATCAAGAGGGGCGGACCGTGGCGTCAATCCTGGATAAGCACAGCTACAAGGTGAGGTCGCAGATAGGCACAACCCCGCTTGATATTGTCTCGGATCTGTTTGCCGACGATTACCGCATTCTGCATCTGGCCGGGCATGGTATCTACAACTATCCGATTACGCGCAATCAAACGAATTGCCCATTGACAAACCAAAATCAGCCGGATTGCTGGAAGAAAACCCGTTATGTTACCGGGATGGTGTTGGACTGGCCTCAATCGGGGGCATCCCAGAACAAGGAGCCGGTCTTTCTGACTGCGGTTGAGGTTGAACAGATGGCCGTCGTGCCGGAACTGGTCTTCATCAATTGCTGTTTTTTGGGGAAGGTTGAAAAAACCAACGAGAATCGGAACCTCTTCGCAGCCAGCCTTGCAGTACAATTCATCAGCATGGGGGTACGCGCCGTGGTAGCGGCCGGTTGGGCCGTGGATGATGTGGCCGCCAATGCCTTTGCAGATAAATTTTACACCAGCATGCTTGAAGGCTCATCCTTTGGCGAAGCGGTCACTGCGGCCCGTAACGTGGCGAATGAGGCTGCCGGTGAAGATAATAACACCTGGGCCGCTTATCAGTGTTACGGCGATCCTGCCTATCGCCTGAATGGCGCTGACAGCGCGCCGGGGAGTAAATTCTATTTGTCGCCGCGTGAGGTGTTGTGTGATCTCTGGGCGATAAGGGATAAAAAACAAAATGATTTTGGTGAACTGCTGAACAGTGAAACGCTTCGTCAAGAGCTGGAGCAGATGGCTCGCATGATCCCCCATGAGTGGATGGTGAATAACGGAGATGTTCGCAATGCTTTGGGTGATGCCTATTCAGCCCTAGGAAATTTTGGTACAGCTATTGAGCATTACAAGGCCGCGGCTCGTTGTAACGATGGGCAATGCAGCATCAGGGCACTTGAGCAGCTTTTTAATTTGAATGTTCGTTCAACGGCCAAACAGATCTGTACCACTCAGGAGGATCATCGTAAAAAAATAGCCGATATCGATGAAGCAGTGGCTGCCTTTAAGGCTATGCTCTCCTTGATCGGAGAAAGCAAGGAAAGGTGCAGCCTGATTGGGAGCGCTTACAAACGGTTGATAGAACCTAAAACCAAACTTGGTGAGGACCCCATTGCCGATGGCACGGTGCAGTCCATGATTGACTGGTACGGCAAGGCTCTCGATCTTGATCCACTTGATTCCTACGCAGCATTGAACTGGGCGATGGGGTTGGCGGCACATCATATCAATGGAATTGATGTAGATGAGACCAACCTCGTCGCGACAGTCGAGCAGGCAAGAAAAATTGGCATGGAAGAGAATGAGCACAATCCCAATTTCTGGTCAGCGATTCATGTTATTGATGCCGATTTCTTCCTGCTGCTGTTGGAGGATTTGAGTGACAGAAAAGCCCAAAAGAGGATTGATGAGATTATCGTCAGCTACAAGGAGCAGTTTGCTCTCAACGGCAATGCCAATACCATCGATTCGGTCAAATCACAGTTCGATTTTTACCTCTTGTTTGCAAAAGATAGCCATGTCGTAAGGATGTTAAAGAAAGTTAAAAGCAGTTTGCAGGTAAATCAGTAA
- a CDS encoding DEAD/DEAH box helicase encodes MMSNEADTCRKYVLPKLIDSGWDNEPHRFNEQVTFTDGRIVLAGNKVRRRPQKRADYLLRYTRDYLLAVVEAKPEYKCAGDGLQQAKEYAEILGLKFAYATNGKEIIEFDYLTGLERQIGSFPNPDELWQRLQIAQAVTPEAAKSLLSPYYHHSGKSPRYYQEIAINRAVQSILQGKKRILLTMATGTGKTVVAFQICWKLWSARWNVTGEHRRPKILYLADRNILVDDPKDKIFAPFGDARWKIENGEANKSREMYFAIYQSLAKDENRPGLYKEYKPDFFDLIIVDECHRGSARDDSNWREILNYFTPAFQIGMTATPLREDNRDTYLYFGNPIYQYSLRQGIDDGFLAPYRVHRVITDYDAAGWRPSKGDLDRYGREIPDDEYQTKDFERVVALKARTEAIARHLSDFLSKSDRFAKTIVFCVDQEHADEMRRALGNLNKDLVSRYPDYVCRVTSIEGDIGRGHLGRFQELETETPVILTTSQMLTTGVDAPTCKNIALARVIGTMSEFKQIIGRGTRVRDDYGKLWFSILDYTGSATRLFADPDFDGDPALVSEEKIDEAGITYETTVTEEAPVVEDGGVQDEYGPTGVVIDDGERERRKYYYEGGQVEIAAHLVYELDADGKQLRVVKYSDYAADKVRTLFPGAIRMREQWANPKERAEVIRQLEERGINFNELADAVGQPEADPFDLLCHLAFNAPLRTRRERAERLKRDRKDFFDHYSPEAQSILEELLEKYAQHGTAQFVVPDILKVPPISERGNVIEIVGYFGGAEMMREAVNELQTLLYSGF; translated from the coding sequence ATTATGAGCAACGAAGCCGATACCTGCCGCAAATACGTGCTCCCCAAACTGATTGACTCCGGTTGGGACAATGAGCCGCATCGGTTCAACGAGCAGGTGACCTTCACCGATGGCCGGATCGTGCTGGCCGGGAACAAGGTGAGGAGGCGTCCACAAAAGCGAGCCGACTATCTGCTCCGCTATACCCGCGATTACCTGCTCGCGGTGGTGGAAGCCAAGCCCGAGTACAAGTGCGCCGGCGACGGCCTGCAGCAGGCCAAGGAATATGCCGAGATCCTTGGGCTCAAGTTTGCCTATGCCACCAACGGCAAGGAGATCATCGAATTCGACTATCTCACCGGCCTGGAACGGCAGATTGGCTCCTTTCCCAATCCTGATGAACTCTGGCAGCGCCTTCAGATTGCCCAGGCCGTCACCCCCGAGGCAGCCAAGAGTCTCCTCTCTCCCTATTATCATCACAGTGGCAAGAGCCCCCGCTACTATCAGGAAATTGCTATCAACCGGGCCGTGCAGTCTATCCTGCAAGGGAAGAAACGGATTCTCCTCACCATGGCGACCGGCACCGGCAAGACCGTGGTCGCTTTCCAGATCTGCTGGAAACTCTGGAGCGCCCGGTGGAACGTCACCGGCGAGCACCGGCGCCCGAAGATCCTTTACCTGGCCGACCGGAACATCCTGGTGGACGACCCCAAGGACAAGATCTTCGCCCCTTTTGGCGACGCCCGCTGGAAGATCGAGAATGGTGAGGCCAACAAGAGCCGGGAGATGTACTTTGCCATCTATCAGTCCCTGGCCAAGGACGAAAACCGGCCAGGACTCTACAAGGAGTACAAGCCGGACTTCTTCGACCTGATCATCGTCGATGAATGTCACCGGGGAAGCGCCAGAGATGATAGCAACTGGCGAGAGATTCTGAACTACTTCACCCCGGCCTTCCAGATCGGCATGACCGCCACCCCGTTGCGTGAAGACAACCGGGATACCTACCTCTATTTCGGCAATCCGATCTATCAATACAGCTTGCGCCAAGGGATCGACGACGGCTTTCTCGCTCCTTACCGGGTCCACCGGGTCATCACCGACTATGATGCAGCCGGGTGGCGCCCCAGCAAGGGGGACCTTGACCGATACGGCCGGGAGATTCCTGACGATGAGTACCAGACCAAGGACTTCGAGCGTGTTGTCGCTCTGAAGGCCCGCACCGAGGCCATTGCTCGCCACCTCTCTGACTTCCTGTCGAAGAGCGATCGTTTTGCCAAGACCATCGTGTTCTGTGTGGACCAGGAACATGCCGACGAAATGCGCCGGGCTCTCGGTAATCTCAACAAGGATCTGGTAAGCCGATACCCGGATTACGTCTGCCGGGTGACATCCATTGAAGGGGACATCGGCCGTGGCCACCTGGGGAGGTTCCAGGAGCTGGAAACCGAGACCCCGGTTATCCTCACCACTTCGCAGATGCTGACCACCGGCGTCGATGCTCCCACCTGCAAAAACATCGCCTTGGCTCGGGTGATCGGCACCATGTCCGAATTCAAGCAGATCATCGGCCGGGGGACTCGGGTCAGGGATGATTACGGCAAGCTGTGGTTCAGTATCCTTGACTACACCGGCAGCGCCACCCGGCTCTTCGCAGACCCCGACTTCGACGGTGATCCGGCTTTGGTCAGTGAGGAGAAGATCGACGAAGCCGGCATCACCTATGAGACAACGGTCACGGAAGAGGCGCCGGTCGTGGAAGATGGCGGCGTCCAAGATGAATACGGACCGACCGGGGTTGTCATTGACGATGGCGAGCGGGAGCGGCGCAAGTACTACTACGAGGGCGGCCAAGTGGAGATCGCTGCTCATCTGGTCTACGAACTCGATGCGGACGGCAAACAATTGCGGGTTGTCAAGTACAGCGACTATGCCGCCGACAAGGTGCGCACCCTCTTCCCCGGCGCCATCCGGATGCGGGAGCAGTGGGCCAACCCGAAAGAGCGAGCCGAGGTGATCCGTCAGCTTGAGGAACGCGGAATCAACTTCAATGAACTGGCTGACGCAGTTGGACAACCAGAGGCCGACCCCTTCGACCTTCTTTGCCATCTTGCCTTCAATGCACCGCTCCGCACCCGTCGTGAGCGGGCCGAACGCCTGAAGCGAGACAGGAAAGACTTCTTCGATCACTATAGCCCGGAGGCTCAATCTATTCTTGAAGAACTTCTGGAGAAATATGCCCAGCATGGTACTGCGCAATTTGTTGTGCCGGATATCCTGAAGGTGCCGCCTATTTCTGAGCGTGGGAACGTGATAGAGATTGTCGGGTATTTCGGCGGGGCGGAGATGATGCGAGAAGCGGTGAATGAACTGCAAACTCTGCTCTACTCAGGTTTTTAA